Part of the Halobellus ruber genome is shown below.
AGATCCTTGGTATCGATCTCGGTACCACGAACAGCGCCTTCGCGGTGATGGAAGGGGGCGACCCGGAGATCATCGTGAACTCCGAGGGCGAGCGGACGACACCCTCCGTCGTCGCGTTCGACGACGGCGAACGCCTGGTCGGCAAGCCGGCGAAGAACCAGGCGGTCAAGAACCCCGACCAGACCGTCCAGTCGATCAAGCGGCATATGGGCGAGGCGGACTACACCGTCGAACTCGACGGCGGGGAGTACACGCCCGAGCAGGTCTCGGCGATGATCCTCCAGAAGATCAAACGTGACGCCGAGGAGTACCTGGGCGACGAGATCGAGCGGGCGGTCATCACGGTTCCGGCGTACTTCAGCGACCGGCAGCGCCAGGCCACCAAGGACGCCGGCGAGATCGCCGGCTTCGAGGTCGAACGCATCGTCAACGAGCCCACCGCGGCCGCGATGGCGTACGGCCTCGACGACGAGTCCGACCAGACCGTTCTCGTCTACGACCTCGGCGGCGGCACGTTCGACGTGTCGATCCTCGACCTCGGCGGCGGGGTCTACGAGGTCAAGGCAACCAACGGCGACAACGACCTCGGCGGCGACGACTGGGACGAGGCGATAATCGACTACCTCGCCGACGAGTTCGAGGCCGAACACGGGATCGACCTCCGCGACGACCGCCAGGCGCTCCAGCGCCTGGAGGACGCCGCCGAGGAGGCCAAGATCGAGCTCAGCAGTCGAAAGGAGACGACGATCACGCTCCCGTTCATTGCGACCACCGACTCCGGGCCGCTCGACCTCGAAGAGACGCTCACTCGCGCGAAGTTCGAGTCGCTCACGGGCGACCTGATCGAGCGGACGGTCGGGCCGACCGAGCAGGCGCTCGAAGACGCCGGCTACACCAAGGGCGACATCGACGAGGTGATCCTGGTCGGCGGCTCCACCCGGATGCCGCAGGTCCAAGAGAAGGTCGAGGAGATGACCGGCAAGGAGCCCAAAAAGAACGTCAACCCCGACGAGGCGGTCGCGCTCGGCGCGGCCATCCAGGGCGGCGTCCTCGGCGACGAGGTCGACGACATCGTCCTGCTGGACGTGACGCCGCTGTCACTCGGGATCGAGGTCAAGGGCGGCCTCTTCGAGCGGCTCATCGAGAAGAACACCACGATCCCCACAGACGAGTCGAAGATCTTCACCACCGCCGCGGACAACCAGACCTCGGTCAACGTCCGCGTCTTCCAGGGCGAACGCGAGATCGCCGAGGAGAACGAGCTCCTGGGTGAGTTCCAGCTCACCGGCATCCCGCCGGCGCCCGCGGGCACCCCGCAGATCGAGGTCGAGTTCAGCATCGACCAGAACGGCATCGTCAGCGTCGAGGCCGAGGACAAAGGCTCAGGAAATGCAGAATCGATCACCATCGAGGGCGGCGCCGGCCTCTCCGACGACGAGATCGAGCGGATGCAGGAGGAAGCCGAGGAGCACGCCGAAGAGGACGAACGCCGCCGCGAGCGGATCGAGGCGCGCAACGAGGCCGAGAGCACGATCCAGCGGGCCGAAACCCTGCTCGAGGAGAACGAGGAGGAGGTCGACGACGACCTCGAGGCGTCGATCAGGGAGAAGATCGAGGACGTCGAGGACGTCCTCGACTCCGAGGAGCCGACCAAGGAGGAACTCGAAGACGCCACCGAGGCGCTCACGACCGAGCTCCAGGAGATCGGCAAGCAGATGTACGAGGCCCAGCAGGCCGCCGGCGGTGCCGGTGCCGCGGGCGCCGGTCCCGGCGGTCCGGGCGCGGGCGCCGCCGGGCCGGGCGGCCCCGGTCCGGGTGGCGCGGGCGACGGCGACGAGTACGTCGACGCCGACTTCGAAGACGTTGATGAGAACGACGAGGAATAGTCGTTCTCATCCGCCAATCGGAACTGCGTCGCAGTTCCGGTGACGCCGACGAGCAGTCGTTCTCATCCACCAGCCAGGGCTGTGACGCAGTTCCGCTGCCCTCACGAGCACGGCGAACAATCGACTCCGCAGCCACCGACTGACGCGCGTCCGACAGCTGAGAAACGCTTTTTCCCGTCGCCGGCGATACCCGCGTATGCCGATCAGCGACGACGAGTGGGAGTCCGGCAAGGAGTGGACAGCGGTCGAACGTGCTCTCGCGGAGTTTTTGACCGCCGTCGCGCCCCGAGCCTACGCGGTCGCGGAGTTGGACGAACTCCTCGCCGAGGGCGGGACCGTGGACCCGCCCGCGGACGACGACTGGAGCGACGAGGAGCCCGACCCGGTCACGGTTGCGCCGATGGACGTGACCGAGCGGGAGATCCGGGCGGCGGTGACGACGCTTCGGGACGCCGAGTACCTGGAGTCGAAACGGGTCGACACGGCCGACGGCGTCGTCACCTACTACCGGCGTGTCGACGCCTGCTTCCTGGGTTGACATCCTCCCCGCCCTGGAGGGCGGGGTTTTAGCCTTGTAACTTCCATAACTCGGGGGAACTGTCCACGAACGTGGATATTTACAGGCCTCGCCACGACCGAAGGTAGCATATAGACGGTTTTTTAGCCACGGGCGTTTCACTAATAGGTATGCCTGACGGGCGGGAGCCACCGAACCCCACACCCGGACGCGCGGCGACACACTCGGAACAGACGGATGCGACGTCGACCCACGCGGAACCGACGGGGGGCGTCGCGTCCGGCCCGACCGAAAAGTGCGGCGTCGTCGGCGTTGCCCTCGATGGCCGGGCGGCCGCACGCCCGCTGTACTACTCGCTGTACGCGCTCCAGCACCGGGGCCAGGAGTCCGCGGGGATCGTGACCCACGACGGGTTCCAACAGCACAGCCACGTCGAGATGGGACTCGTCGGCGACGCGTTCGATGAGGACGACCTCGACTCTTTAGCCGGCGCGGCCGGTATCGGGCACGTCCGGTACCCCACCTCCGGCGGGGTCAACACCTGCTGTGCACAGCCCTTCTCGGTGTCGTTCAAGTCGGGATCGCTGGGGCTGTCGCACAACGGGAACCTCGTCAACGCTGACGAGATCCGCGAGGAACTGGCGGAACTCGGCCACGCCTTCACCTCGAGCGGGGACACCGAGGTGATCGCCCACGAGCTCGCGCGGAACCTTCTGGAGGCCGACCTTGTCCGGGCGGTCAAGCGGACGATGAACCGGATCCACGGCTCCTATTCCCTGACGATAATGCACGACGAGACGGTGCTTGCGGTCCGGGACCCACAGGGGAACCGCCCGCTCTGCATCGGAGAACTCGCGGACGGCTACGCCGTTGCCTCGGAGTCGGCCGCGATCGACACCCTCGGCGGCGACCTCGTCCGCGACGTGCGACCGGGTGAACTCGTCGTGTTAAACCCCGACGGCTCCGGCTTCGAGTCCTACCAGCTGGTCGATCAGGAAACGACGGCTCACTGCTTCTTCGAGCACGTCTACTTCGCGCGCCCGGACTCGATCGTCGACGACACGCTGGTTTACGAGGCTCGCCGGAACCTCGGCCGGAAACTCTGGGCGGAGTCGGGCGTCGAGACCGACGTCGTCCTGCCGGTCCCGGACTCCGGGCGGTCGTTCGCGTCGGGGTACGCCGAGGCCGCAAACGAGACCACCGCCGACGGGGCGCCGCGGTCCGACGACGACGGCGTCGAGTTCGCGGAGGGGCTGATGAAGAACCGGTACGTCGGCCGCACGTTCATCATGCCAACCCAGGACGAGCGGGAACGGGCGGTCCGGCTGAAACTCAACCCGATCAAAAGCACCATCGAGGGGCGGTCGGTCACGATCATCGACGACAGCATCGTCCGGGGGACCACCTCCCGACAGCTCGTCAGCCTGCTCCGGGACGCGGGCGCCGAGGAGGTCCACGTCCGGATCGGCGCGCCGCCGATCGTCGCGCCGTGTTATATGGGGATCGATATGGCGTCTCGAGACGAACTCATCGCGGCCGACCGGTCGGTCGATGAGATCCGCGACGAGATCGAGGCCGACAGCCTGGGATACCTCTCGATCGACGCGATCGCCGACACGCTGGACGCCTCGCGGCTCGACCTCTGTCTCGGCTGTGTCTCCGGCGAGTACCCCTACGACATCGACGGCGAGGCCACCGACCGTGACGTCCAGCGGCCGGTGATCGACGGCGAGGGGTCGCCGGCGCGGGCCGACGACTGATACTGTTGGCTATAACTACGTGAAGATTTTCGGCACCCCGGGGTGCCGAAATCCTTCACGCGACTATAGCCGACAGTACGAGGGCGTCCGGCCGCGTTAAACGCAGAAGACGAAGGGGTTGACTAAGGCAACGCGATCGCCCTCCGACAGCTCGGTGTCGAACCCCTCGAGGTTCTCGTTGAACGTCCCGTTGACCAGGATCCGGGCGTACGCCCGCGTCCGCTCGCCGTCGGGGTTCTTCCTGAGGTCGCCCGGGACCTCGTCGCCCTCGATGGGTGCCCACCCGCGGGTGGCGGACTCGGCTTCGGTCTCGGCGATCACGAGGTCGCGAACGTCGTGTTCCTCGAAAAAGGCCGCGACGAACTCGCGTAACGTCGTCCCCTCGAACGTGAACGATAGCTGTGGCGTCCCGAGCGCGTCGCGGACGTGCCCGGTCGCCCGCACGTCGACGGTCGTCGTCCGTGTCCCCTGGATCTGTCGTGAGTGTGCCATAGCAGCCGTAGTCCGTCCGGGCGGTTATCGACAACCCCGAACGCGTTCGGGCGGTTGGGGTCAGTAGACCACGTACAGGAGCAGATAGACGACGTCGCCGAGGAGAAAGGAGACGAACCACAGCGACGCCGCGATCCGGCCCACCCGCGGGTGCCGGGACTCGCGGATCGCGTGGACCGGCCGCGTGAGCGCGACCAGGGCGACGTAGTACAGAAGCGGGATACAGGCGACGGCGAGCAGGATGTGTACCCCGAGCGTCGGGAGGTAGACGAACCGGTAGACGGCGTCGGGACCGCCGAACGCCGTCGTCCCTCGAAGGGTGATCCGGTAGAGATACAGCACGAGAAACGCCGCGAACAGCCCCAGCGTGGCCATCATCAACGTCCGGTGGCGACCGATCCGCCCGCGCCGGACCGCACGGACCGCAAGCGGAATCGTCACCAGGGCGGTCGTACTCAGGACGGCGTTGACGTGGGGGATGGCGTCGACGGCGGCCTCGGGCGCCTGCGGCAGGAGCGACGGGGGGACGGCCCCGCCGACGGCCCCGAACACCGCGGCGAGCGACACCACCGAGAGCAGCGCCGTCAGTTCGGGGACGCGGTCGCGGGCGCGGAGTTGCATATCGGAGGGCCGGACGGCGTGAAAAAAACGGTATCGACTCCCGGCCGGCGCGGCGAACGGCCCGACGAGTGCGGTGCGACGACGCCCTCCCGGGAAAGGAAACTGATTTAAATTGCCCCGGATTACGGTTCGATGCGTTTCAGCATCGCGCGTGGGTAGCCAAGCTAGGCCAACGGCGCAGCGTTGAGGGCGCTGTCCTGTAGAGGTCCGCCGGTTCAAATCCGGTCCCACGCACATCATCTCCGAACGACAGTGAGGAGTGATATCGACACGCGGATTCGAACCAAGGAGCGAGCGTAGCGAGCGACCGTGGTTCAAATCCGGTCCCACGCATACCGCCTCGAACGAACGTGAGAGGCGTGTCTGCCCGTCGTTCGGTCCGAATCAGGGAGCGCAGCGACCGTGGTTCAAATCCGGTCACAGATGCCGCGAAAACAGCGACACGACGTTCCTCCAGGGGCCGATTTTTTGCCGGCGGCGGCCCAACCGGCGGTATGGACGTTCGTGTCGTTCAGGGTGACATCGCACAGCAGTCCGCGGACGCCCTCGTCAACGCCGCGGGGACGAGCCTCCGGATGGGGTCGGGGGTCGCCGGCGCGCTCAGGCGGGTCGGCGGCGAGGCGCTGAACGCGGCGGCTGTCGCGAGCGGGCCGGTTGAACTCGGCGGGGTCGCGGTCACCGACGCCTACGATCTTGACGCCGACTACGTGATCCACGCCGCGGCGATGCCGCACTACGGCGACGGGCAGGCCACCGCCGAGAGCATCCGGTCGGCGACGCGGCGGGCGCTCGACCGCGCCGACGACCTCGGATGCGAGTCGGTTGTGATCCCCGCCCTAGGCTGTGGCGTCGCGGGCTTCGAGTTGGCGGCGGGCGCGCGGATCATCCTCGAAGAGATCGACCGGTTCGACCCGGAGTCGCTCTCGGACGTGCGGTTCATCGCGTACAGCGACGGCGGATACGGGACCGTCTCCCGCGTCGCAGGTGAGGTCCGGAGCGAATGAGTCCGCCAGCCCCGACGCGGATCCCCGACGACGCGCCCGAGCACTGTCCGGTGTGTGGCGACGCCTACGGCTCGGTCTCCGAACACGACGCCGGGCTGATGGTGAACCTCCGCGACAACGAACGGTACCGCCGCGTCTGTTTCGACCCCGTCGCGGTCGACGGCGAGCCGCGAGTGCGGTTCTACCACCACACCCACGACCAGGCCGGCGGCGACCCGGCGGACCGGGCGGTCGCCCCGGAGTGAGGCGGGTGGACACCGTGCGTCGGGTGCGACCGCACGAAACGTTATAACGCCCCGTCCCGCCCTTTCGGAGACACACGATGAGGGACACATACGTCGGGTCGATCGACCAGGGAACCACCGGGACGCGGTTCATTGCGTTCGACCACGCCGGGCGGGTCGTCGCCAGCGCCTACGAGAAACACGAGCAGATCTACCCTGAACCGGGCTGGGTCGAACACGACCCCATCGAGATCTGGGAGAACACGAAGGCGGTGATCACCCGCGGGCTCGACGACGCGGGGATCGACGCCGACCAGCTGGCGGCGCTCGGCATCACCAACCAGCGGGAGACGACCGTCGTCTGGGATCGGGAGACCGGTCGACCGGTCCACAACGCCCTCGTCTGGCAGGATCGCCGGACCACAGACCGGGTCGAGGAACTCACCGAGGCCGGGAAAGCCGAGGAGATCAGGGCGAAGACCGGCCTGGAGGTCGACGCGTACTTCTCGGCTACCAAGACCGAGTGGCTGCTCGACAACGCGGAGCCGCTGAAGATGCGGAGCGCTCGCGGCGACGACCTCCGCGAGCGGGCCGAGGCGGGGGAACTCCTGATGGGGACGATCGACACGTGGCTCGTGTACAACCTGACCGGCAACCACGTCACCGACGTCACCAACGCCGCCCGGACGATGCTGTTCGACATTCACGATATCGCGTGGAACGACGACCTCCTCGCGGAGTTCGACGTGCCCGCGGCGATGCTGCCGGAGGTGCGTCCCTCCTCCGACGAGGAGCTCTACGGCCACACCGACCCCGACGGGTTCCTCGGAGCCGAGGTTCCGGTCGCCGCCGCCCTGGGCGACCAGCAGGCCGCGCTGTTCGGACAGACCTGCTTCGACGAGGGCGACGCCAAGAACACCTACGGCACCGGCTCGTTTTACCTGATGAACACCGGAAGCGAGGCGGTCGAGTCCGACCACGGCCTGCTCACGACGATCGGGTTCCAGCTGTCGGGCGAGCCCGTCCAGTACGCCCTCGAGGGGTCGATCTTCATCACCGGCGCCGCGATCGAGTGGCTCGAGGACGTGGATCTGATCAACAACGCGGCCCAGACCGCCGAGCTCGCCCGGTCGGTCGACTCCACCGACGGCGTCTACCTGGTGCCTGCGTTCACCGGCCTCGGCGCGCCCCACTGGGACGGCCGCGCCCGGGGAACGATCGTCGGGATGACCCGCGGGACTCGGAAGGAACACATCGTTCGCGCCACCCTCGAATCGATCGCCTACCAGACCCGGGACGTCGCCGAGGCGATGGAGGCGGACTCCGGGATCACGACGACGTCGCTCCGGGTCGACGGCGGTGCAGTCAAGAACGACTTCCTGTGTCAGCTCCAGGCTGACATCCTCGGGCTCGACATCGCCCGGCCGGAGGTCGACGAGACCACCGCGCTCGGGTCGGCGTACGCCGCCGGCCTCGCGGTCGGGTACTGGGACACCCTCGACGAACTCCGGGACAACTGGGAGGTCGACCGGGCGTTCGCCCGCGAGATGTCCGGGGCGGTCGCGGACGAGCGGTACGGGCGGTGGGGGGAGGCAGTCGAACGCTCCCTCGATTGGGCGGGCGAGGAGTGACCGGCGCCCCCGGGCCCGGCCGGGACCGCCCGATGCGAGCGCTACGGGGCACGGTGTAGGCCGCGATTATTGCGGCTGCTGGCGCGCCACCGCCGCGGTCACCGTCGGAAACGGATTGCAAGGGATTAATATCGCAG
Proteins encoded:
- the dnaK gene encoding molecular chaperone DnaK translates to MASNKILGIDLGTTNSAFAVMEGGDPEIIVNSEGERTTPSVVAFDDGERLVGKPAKNQAVKNPDQTVQSIKRHMGEADYTVELDGGEYTPEQVSAMILQKIKRDAEEYLGDEIERAVITVPAYFSDRQRQATKDAGEIAGFEVERIVNEPTAAAMAYGLDDESDQTVLVYDLGGGTFDVSILDLGGGVYEVKATNGDNDLGGDDWDEAIIDYLADEFEAEHGIDLRDDRQALQRLEDAAEEAKIELSSRKETTITLPFIATTDSGPLDLEETLTRAKFESLTGDLIERTVGPTEQALEDAGYTKGDIDEVILVGGSTRMPQVQEKVEEMTGKEPKKNVNPDEAVALGAAIQGGVLGDEVDDIVLLDVTPLSLGIEVKGGLFERLIEKNTTIPTDESKIFTTAADNQTSVNVRVFQGEREIAEENELLGEFQLTGIPPAPAGTPQIEVEFSIDQNGIVSVEAEDKGSGNAESITIEGGAGLSDDEIERMQEEAEEHAEEDERRRERIEARNEAESTIQRAETLLEENEEEVDDDLEASIREKIEDVEDVLDSEEPTKEELEDATEALTTELQEIGKQMYEAQQAAGGAGAAGAGPGGPGAGAAGPGGPGPGGAGDGDEYVDADFEDVDENDEE
- the purF gene encoding amidophosphoribosyltransferase, whose translation is MPDGREPPNPTPGRAATHSEQTDATSTHAEPTGGVASGPTEKCGVVGVALDGRAAARPLYYSLYALQHRGQESAGIVTHDGFQQHSHVEMGLVGDAFDEDDLDSLAGAAGIGHVRYPTSGGVNTCCAQPFSVSFKSGSLGLSHNGNLVNADEIREELAELGHAFTSSGDTEVIAHELARNLLEADLVRAVKRTMNRIHGSYSLTIMHDETVLAVRDPQGNRPLCIGELADGYAVASESAAIDTLGGDLVRDVRPGELVVLNPDGSGFESYQLVDQETTAHCFFEHVYFARPDSIVDDTLVYEARRNLGRKLWAESGVETDVVLPVPDSGRSFASGYAEAANETTADGAPRSDDDGVEFAEGLMKNRYVGRTFIMPTQDERERAVRLKLNPIKSTIEGRSVTIIDDSIVRGTTSRQLVSLLRDAGAEEVHVRIGAPPIVAPCYMGIDMASRDELIAADRSVDEIRDEIEADSLGYLSIDAIADTLDASRLDLCLGCVSGEYPYDIDGEATDRDVQRPVIDGEGSPARADD
- a CDS encoding MoaD/ThiS family protein, which codes for MAHSRQIQGTRTTTVDVRATGHVRDALGTPQLSFTFEGTTLREFVAAFFEEHDVRDLVIAETEAESATRGWAPIEGDEVPGDLRKNPDGERTRAYARILVNGTFNENLEGFDTELSEGDRVALVNPFVFCV
- a CDS encoding DUF420 domain-containing protein; translated protein: MQLRARDRVPELTALLSVVSLAAVFGAVGGAVPPSLLPQAPEAAVDAIPHVNAVLSTTALVTIPLAVRAVRRGRIGRHRTLMMATLGLFAAFLVLYLYRITLRGTTAFGGPDAVYRFVYLPTLGVHILLAVACIPLLYYVALVALTRPVHAIRESRHPRVGRIAASLWFVSFLLGDVVYLLLYVVY
- a CDS encoding macro domain-containing protein, encoding MDVRVVQGDIAQQSADALVNAAGTSLRMGSGVAGALRRVGGEALNAAAVASGPVELGGVAVTDAYDLDADYVIHAAAMPHYGDGQATAESIRSATRRALDRADDLGCESVVIPALGCGVAGFELAAGARIILEEIDRFDPESLSDVRFIAYSDGGYGTVSRVAGEVRSE
- the glpK gene encoding glycerol kinase GlpK, giving the protein MRDTYVGSIDQGTTGTRFIAFDHAGRVVASAYEKHEQIYPEPGWVEHDPIEIWENTKAVITRGLDDAGIDADQLAALGITNQRETTVVWDRETGRPVHNALVWQDRRTTDRVEELTEAGKAEEIRAKTGLEVDAYFSATKTEWLLDNAEPLKMRSARGDDLRERAEAGELLMGTIDTWLVYNLTGNHVTDVTNAARTMLFDIHDIAWNDDLLAEFDVPAAMLPEVRPSSDEELYGHTDPDGFLGAEVPVAAALGDQQAALFGQTCFDEGDAKNTYGTGSFYLMNTGSEAVESDHGLLTTIGFQLSGEPVQYALEGSIFITGAAIEWLEDVDLINNAAQTAELARSVDSTDGVYLVPAFTGLGAPHWDGRARGTIVGMTRGTRKEHIVRATLESIAYQTRDVAEAMEADSGITTTSLRVDGGAVKNDFLCQLQADILGLDIARPEVDETTALGSAYAAGLAVGYWDTLDELRDNWEVDRAFAREMSGAVADERYGRWGEAVERSLDWAGEE